A single region of the Sorghum bicolor cultivar BTx623 chromosome 7, Sorghum_bicolor_NCBIv3, whole genome shotgun sequence genome encodes:
- the LOC8064011 gene encoding uncharacterized protein LOC8064011 isoform X3 yields MFLTCHHDSPITYLWAVNRSKMIDRRYSLNLPEQLPERRIITTADRAERSISKSVADLAWEIAVLEEQVVRKELHLLSLYRAAFDQYLGVSPRASAQVEQGSHRQHSKRTTDEGTLRLRNIKESASYNLPTLSDSKRHTQELSRSSSGRSSLANFLSASIAEYVPKISCKLSEDILRCISAVYCKLASRPLQEVNSETASTPSFSSASSSFSLKYPVDGWSPRCYYNVDTTSDTYASSDGNNGQYSGMIIFPKIHIDEDKFDYASKMLDTIRSLIKRLEKIDPTKMAHEEQLCFWINIHNALVMHAFMAYGLQEKRMKSTDLILKAAYNVGGHSVNSQIIQNSILGCQSHRPSLWVRTLFTPMKKTGSSVHPYALRYSEPIAHFALSTGAFSDPPVRLYTAKKLYHQLEQARTEFIQANVMVRKQTIFLPKVLHFYAKDASLELADLIDIVCESMPELQRKEIRQYLRRRIDKCIEWLPYKSSFRYTVHGSLAE; encoded by the exons ATGTTCCTGACTTGTCACCACGACTCTCCGATCACATACCTGTGG GCAGTCAATCGCAGCAAGATGATCGACAGAAGATATTCACTTAACCTCCCTGAACAATTGCCCGAGCGTCGCATCATCACAACTGCGGACAGAGCTGAAAGAAGTATTTCAAAG tctGTTGCAGATTTGGCCTGGGAGATAGCTGTCCTTGAGGAGCAAGTTGTTCGTAAGGAACTGCACCTGCTGTCCTTGTACAGAGCAGCATTTGATCAATATCTCGGCGTTTCTCCTCGTGCGTCCGCTCAG GTGGAGCAGGGATCTCACCGTCAACACAGCAAAAGGACTACTGACGAAGGCACCCTTCGCCTGAGAAACATCAAAGAGTCTGCATCCTACAACCTGCCAACACTCTCAGATTCTAAACGT CATACGCAGGAGCTATCAAGATCGTCTTCAGGACGGTCGAGCCTTGCCAACTTCTTGAGCGCTTCAATTGCTGAATATGTGCCCAAGATCTCGTGCAAGCTTTCAGAGGACATACTAAGGTGCATTTCTGCTGTCTACTGCAAACTTGCAAGCAGGCCATTACAAGAGGTGAATTCTGAGACAGCGTCCACACCTTCTTTCTCATCGGCATCGAGTTCGTTTTCTCTCAAGTATCCCGTTGATGGTTGGAGCCCTCGATGCTATTACAATGTCGATACAACCTCAGATACATATGCTTCATCTGATGGGAATAATGGGCAGTACAGTGGGATGATAATTTTCCCAAAGATACATATAGATGAAGACAAATTTGATTATGCCTCTAAAATGCTGGATACTATCAG ATCGCTGATAAAACGGCTGGAGAAGATTGATCCTACAAAGATGGCACATGAAGAGCAACTCTGTTTTTGGATTAACATACACAATGCTTTGGTTATGCAT GCTTTCATGGCCTACGGATTACAGGAAAAACGAATGAAAAGCACTGATTTGATTTTGAAG GCTGCATATAATGTGGGTGGACATTCAGTAAATTCCCAAATTATTCAGAACTCAATTCTAGGATGTCAATCCCACCGCCCTTCACTG TGGGTTCGCACACTATTTACGCCAATGAAAAAAACAGGGAGCTCCGTACATCCATATGCGCTTCGTTATTCAGAGCCAATTGCTCACTTTGCTCTTTCGACCGGAGCATTTTCAGATCCACCT GTAAGGCTGTACACAGCCAAGAAATTATACCATCAACTGGAGCAAGCCAGAACCGAGTTCATTCAAGCAAATGTGATGGTCCGGAAGCAGACCATCTTCCTACCCAAAGTTCTCCACTTCTATGCAAAGGATGCTTCTCTAGAGTTGGCTGACCTAATTGACATAGTATGCGAGAGCATGCCTGAACTACAGCGAAAAGAGATAAGACAATATCTTAGGAGGAGGATTGACAAGTGCATTGAGTGGTTGCCCTACAAATCTTCTTTCAGATACACTGTGCATGGGAGTTTGGCTGAGTAG
- the LOC8064011 gene encoding uncharacterized protein LOC8064011 isoform X1 yields MEMANAGRLQALKQRGFRGDEETPNGNEDHSSSYLQHRHSRSAMITSVNVPDLSPRLSDHIPAVNRSKMIDRRYSLNLPEQLPERRIITTADRAERSISKSVADLAWEIAVLEEQVVRKELHLLSLYRAAFDQYLGVSPRASAQVEQGSHRQHSKRTTDEGTLRLRNIKESASYNLPTLSDSKRHTQELSRSSSGRSSLANFLSASIAEYVPKISCKLSEDILRCISAVYCKLASRPLQEVNSETASTPSFSSASSSFSLKYPVDGWSPRCYYNVDTTSDTYASSDGNNGQYSGMIIFPKIHIDEDKFDYASKMLDTIRSLIKRLEKIDPTKMAHEEQLCFWINIHNALVMHAFMAYGLQEKRMKSTDLILKAAYNVGGHSVNSQIIQNSILGCQSHRPSLWVRTLFTPMKKTGSSVHPYALRYSEPIAHFALSTGAFSDPPVRLYTAKKLYHQLEQARTEFIQANVMVRKQTIFLPKVLHFYAKDASLELADLIDIVCESMPELQRKEIRQYLRRRIDKCIEWLPYKSSFRYTVHGSLAE; encoded by the exons ATGGAGATGGCGAACGCCGGACGGCTACAGGCGCTCAAGCAAAGAGGCTTCCGCGGCGACGAAGAAACACCAAATGGGAATGAGGATCACTCATCATCCTATCTGCAACACCGACACTCAAGAAG TGCTATGATCACGTCTGTAAATGTTCCTGACTTGTCACCACGACTCTCCGATCACATACCT GCAGTCAATCGCAGCAAGATGATCGACAGAAGATATTCACTTAACCTCCCTGAACAATTGCCCGAGCGTCGCATCATCACAACTGCGGACAGAGCTGAAAGAAGTATTTCAAAG tctGTTGCAGATTTGGCCTGGGAGATAGCTGTCCTTGAGGAGCAAGTTGTTCGTAAGGAACTGCACCTGCTGTCCTTGTACAGAGCAGCATTTGATCAATATCTCGGCGTTTCTCCTCGTGCGTCCGCTCAG GTGGAGCAGGGATCTCACCGTCAACACAGCAAAAGGACTACTGACGAAGGCACCCTTCGCCTGAGAAACATCAAAGAGTCTGCATCCTACAACCTGCCAACACTCTCAGATTCTAAACGT CATACGCAGGAGCTATCAAGATCGTCTTCAGGACGGTCGAGCCTTGCCAACTTCTTGAGCGCTTCAATTGCTGAATATGTGCCCAAGATCTCGTGCAAGCTTTCAGAGGACATACTAAGGTGCATTTCTGCTGTCTACTGCAAACTTGCAAGCAGGCCATTACAAGAGGTGAATTCTGAGACAGCGTCCACACCTTCTTTCTCATCGGCATCGAGTTCGTTTTCTCTCAAGTATCCCGTTGATGGTTGGAGCCCTCGATGCTATTACAATGTCGATACAACCTCAGATACATATGCTTCATCTGATGGGAATAATGGGCAGTACAGTGGGATGATAATTTTCCCAAAGATACATATAGATGAAGACAAATTTGATTATGCCTCTAAAATGCTGGATACTATCAG ATCGCTGATAAAACGGCTGGAGAAGATTGATCCTACAAAGATGGCACATGAAGAGCAACTCTGTTTTTGGATTAACATACACAATGCTTTGGTTATGCAT GCTTTCATGGCCTACGGATTACAGGAAAAACGAATGAAAAGCACTGATTTGATTTTGAAG GCTGCATATAATGTGGGTGGACATTCAGTAAATTCCCAAATTATTCAGAACTCAATTCTAGGATGTCAATCCCACCGCCCTTCACTG TGGGTTCGCACACTATTTACGCCAATGAAAAAAACAGGGAGCTCCGTACATCCATATGCGCTTCGTTATTCAGAGCCAATTGCTCACTTTGCTCTTTCGACCGGAGCATTTTCAGATCCACCT GTAAGGCTGTACACAGCCAAGAAATTATACCATCAACTGGAGCAAGCCAGAACCGAGTTCATTCAAGCAAATGTGATGGTCCGGAAGCAGACCATCTTCCTACCCAAAGTTCTCCACTTCTATGCAAAGGATGCTTCTCTAGAGTTGGCTGACCTAATTGACATAGTATGCGAGAGCATGCCTGAACTACAGCGAAAAGAGATAAGACAATATCTTAGGAGGAGGATTGACAAGTGCATTGAGTGGTTGCCCTACAAATCTTCTTTCAGATACACTGTGCATGGGAGTTTGGCTGAGTAG
- the LOC8064010 gene encoding transcription termination factor MTERF6, chloroplastic/mitochondrial, with amino-acid sequence MASGVNDGSGKSLTHWLRENGFDDDAVARMSRRCRNLHSLDAGEASGVWDYLLTGVKMERRKLRHVVAKCPKVLTLSVDGKLVPTVQCLATLQARPGEVAQAIAKFPQILFHSVEEKLCPLLAFFQTLGVSEKQLAKLLMVNPRLISYSIEAKFSQTVDFLVGLGIDKEGMIGKILTKEPYIMGYSVDKRLRPTAEFLKSAVGLQGQDLKRVIMSFPDILSRDVDKILRPNLAFLQSCGFSRNQVTALVAGYPPVLIKSIKHCLEPRMKFLVEEMGRDMGEVVDYPQFFRHGLKRSLEYRHKVLKQMNSSCSLSEMLDCNQKKFAMKFGLVAAV; translated from the coding sequence ATGGCGAGCGGCGTCAACGATGGCAGCGGGAAGAGCCTGACGCATTGGCTGCGGGAGAACGGGTTCGACGACGACGCCGTGGCGCGCATGTCCAGGCGGTGCAGGAACCTGCACAGCCTCGACGCCGGCGAGGCCTCGGGCGTCTGGGACTACCTCCTGACGGGCGTCAAGATGGAGCGGCGGAAGCTGCGGCACGTGGTGGCCAAGTGCCCCAAGGTGCTCACCCTGTCCGTGGACGGCAAGCTCGTGCCCACGGTGCAGTGCCTCGCCACGCTGCAGGCCAGGCCCGGCGAGGTGGCGCAGGCCATCGCCAAGTTCCCACAGATACTGTTCCACAGCGTCGAGGAGAAGCTCTGCCCGCTGCTCGCCTTCTTCCAGACGCTCGGCGTCTCCGAGAAGCAGCTCGCCAAGCTGCTCATGGTCAACCCGCGCCTCATCAGCTACAGCATCGAGGCCAAGTTCTCGCAGACCGTCGACTTCCTTGTCGGCCTTGGCATCGACAAGGAAGGCATGATCGGCAAGATCCTCACCAAGGAGCCGTACATCATGGGATACAGCGTCGACAAGCGGCTGCGTCCCACTGCCGAGTTCCTCAAGTCGGCAGTCGGGTTACAGGGGCAGGATCTCAAAAGGGTGATCATGAGCTTCCCGGACATACTGTCGCGAGATGTGGATAAGATTCTGCGGCCCAATTTAGCGTTCCTGCAGAGCTGTGGATTCAGCAGGAATCAGGTTACGGCTTTGGTAGCTGGATACCCTCCTGTTCTCATCAAGAGCATCAAACATTGCCTGGAGCCAAGGATGAAGTTCCTGGTCGAAGAAATGGGACGGGACATGGGCGAGGTGGTAGATTACCCCCAGTTCTTTCGCCATGGACTCAAGAGGAGCCTGGAGTACCGTCACAAGGTGCTCAAGCAGATGAACTCGAGTTGCAGTCTCAGCGAGATGCTAGACTGTAACCAGAAGAAGTTTGCCATGaaatttggtttggttgcagcAGTTTAG
- the LOC8064011 gene encoding uncharacterized protein LOC8064011 isoform X2, whose product MEMANAGRLQALKQRGFRGDEETPNGNEDHSSSYLQHRHSRSAMITSVNVPDLSPRLSDHIPAVNRSKMIDRRYSLNLPEQLPERRIITTADRAERSISKSVADLAWEIAVLEEQVVRKELHLLSLYRAAFDQYLGVSPRASAQVEQGSHRQHSKRTTDEGTLRLRNIKESASYNLPTLSDSKRELSRSSSGRSSLANFLSASIAEYVPKISCKLSEDILRCISAVYCKLASRPLQEVNSETASTPSFSSASSSFSLKYPVDGWSPRCYYNVDTTSDTYASSDGNNGQYSGMIIFPKIHIDEDKFDYASKMLDTIRSLIKRLEKIDPTKMAHEEQLCFWINIHNALVMHAFMAYGLQEKRMKSTDLILKAAYNVGGHSVNSQIIQNSILGCQSHRPSLWVRTLFTPMKKTGSSVHPYALRYSEPIAHFALSTGAFSDPPVRLYTAKKLYHQLEQARTEFIQANVMVRKQTIFLPKVLHFYAKDASLELADLIDIVCESMPELQRKEIRQYLRRRIDKCIEWLPYKSSFRYTVHGSLAE is encoded by the exons ATGGAGATGGCGAACGCCGGACGGCTACAGGCGCTCAAGCAAAGAGGCTTCCGCGGCGACGAAGAAACACCAAATGGGAATGAGGATCACTCATCATCCTATCTGCAACACCGACACTCAAGAAG TGCTATGATCACGTCTGTAAATGTTCCTGACTTGTCACCACGACTCTCCGATCACATACCT GCAGTCAATCGCAGCAAGATGATCGACAGAAGATATTCACTTAACCTCCCTGAACAATTGCCCGAGCGTCGCATCATCACAACTGCGGACAGAGCTGAAAGAAGTATTTCAAAG tctGTTGCAGATTTGGCCTGGGAGATAGCTGTCCTTGAGGAGCAAGTTGTTCGTAAGGAACTGCACCTGCTGTCCTTGTACAGAGCAGCATTTGATCAATATCTCGGCGTTTCTCCTCGTGCGTCCGCTCAG GTGGAGCAGGGATCTCACCGTCAACACAGCAAAAGGACTACTGACGAAGGCACCCTTCGCCTGAGAAACATCAAAGAGTCTGCATCCTACAACCTGCCAACACTCTCAGATTCTAAACGT GAGCTATCAAGATCGTCTTCAGGACGGTCGAGCCTTGCCAACTTCTTGAGCGCTTCAATTGCTGAATATGTGCCCAAGATCTCGTGCAAGCTTTCAGAGGACATACTAAGGTGCATTTCTGCTGTCTACTGCAAACTTGCAAGCAGGCCATTACAAGAGGTGAATTCTGAGACAGCGTCCACACCTTCTTTCTCATCGGCATCGAGTTCGTTTTCTCTCAAGTATCCCGTTGATGGTTGGAGCCCTCGATGCTATTACAATGTCGATACAACCTCAGATACATATGCTTCATCTGATGGGAATAATGGGCAGTACAGTGGGATGATAATTTTCCCAAAGATACATATAGATGAAGACAAATTTGATTATGCCTCTAAAATGCTGGATACTATCAG ATCGCTGATAAAACGGCTGGAGAAGATTGATCCTACAAAGATGGCACATGAAGAGCAACTCTGTTTTTGGATTAACATACACAATGCTTTGGTTATGCAT GCTTTCATGGCCTACGGATTACAGGAAAAACGAATGAAAAGCACTGATTTGATTTTGAAG GCTGCATATAATGTGGGTGGACATTCAGTAAATTCCCAAATTATTCAGAACTCAATTCTAGGATGTCAATCCCACCGCCCTTCACTG TGGGTTCGCACACTATTTACGCCAATGAAAAAAACAGGGAGCTCCGTACATCCATATGCGCTTCGTTATTCAGAGCCAATTGCTCACTTTGCTCTTTCGACCGGAGCATTTTCAGATCCACCT GTAAGGCTGTACACAGCCAAGAAATTATACCATCAACTGGAGCAAGCCAGAACCGAGTTCATTCAAGCAAATGTGATGGTCCGGAAGCAGACCATCTTCCTACCCAAAGTTCTCCACTTCTATGCAAAGGATGCTTCTCTAGAGTTGGCTGACCTAATTGACATAGTATGCGAGAGCATGCCTGAACTACAGCGAAAAGAGATAAGACAATATCTTAGGAGGAGGATTGACAAGTGCATTGAGTGGTTGCCCTACAAATCTTCTTTCAGATACACTGTGCATGGGAGTTTGGCTGAGTAG